The Corvus moneduloides isolate bCorMon1 chromosome 5, bCorMon1.pri, whole genome shotgun sequence genome includes a region encoding these proteins:
- the FBXO8 gene encoding F-box only protein 8, giving the protein MGQGLWRIARNQQLQQQGYSGQGYLTREHGRRIPANNVSNTSHRKQAQGGIDIYHLLKTRKSKEQEGFINLEMLPPELSFTILSYLNATDLCLASCVWQDLANDELLWQGLCKSTWGHCSIYNKNPPLGFSFRKLYMQLDEGSLTFNANPDEGVNYFMSKGILDDSPKEIAKFIFCTRTLNWKKLRIYLDERRDVLDDLVTLHNFRNQFLPNALREFFRHIHAPEERGEYLETLITKFSHRFCACNPDLMRELGLSPDAVYVLCYSLILLSIDLTSPHVKNKMSKREFIRNTRRAAQNISEDFVGHLYDNIYLIGHVAA; this is encoded by the exons ATGGGTCAGGGACTCTGGAGGATTGCTAGAAACCAACAATTGCAACAGCAAGGATACAGTGGACAAGGCTATCTTACCAGAGAGCATGGTAGGAGGATACCGGCTAACAATGTTTCCAATACGAGCCATCGCAAGCAAGCCCAAGGAGGCATTGACATCTACCACCTGTTGAAGACAAGGAAATCTAAAGAACAAGAAGGATTCATTAACCTGGAAATGTTGCCACCAGAGCTTAGTTTTACTATTTTGTCATACCTGAATGCAACTGATCTCTGTCTAGCATCATGTGTCTGGCAGGATCTTGCTAATGATGAGCTCCTCTGGCAAGG GTTGTGCAAATCCACTTGGGGTCACTGTTCTATATACAATAAGAATCCGCCTCtaggattttcttttagaaaattgTATATGCAGCTAGATGAGGGCAGTCTCACCTTTAATGCCAACCCTGATGAG GGAGTCAACTACTTTATGTCCAAAGGCATACTAGACGATTCACCGAAAGAAATAGCTAAGTTTATCTTTTGCACAAGAACACTGAATTGGAAGAAGCTGAGAATCTACCTTGATGAAAG GAGAGATGTTTTGGATGACCTCGTGACGCTGCACAACTTCAGAAATCAGTTCTTGCCAAATGCACTGAGAGAGTTCTTCAGACACATTCATGCTCCTGAGGAGCGTGGGGAGTACCTTGAAACTCTCATAACAAAGTTCTCTCACAGATTCTGTGCTTGTAACCCTGATTTGATGAGAGAGCTTGGCCTTAGCCCTG ATGCAGTTTATGTACTGTGTTACTCTTTGATTCTTCTTTCGATTGATCTAACAAGCCCTCACGTGAAGAACAAAATGTCAAAGAGGGAATTCATCCGAAATACGCGACGAGCTGCACAGAATATTAGTGAAGATTTTGTAGGGCACCTTTATGACAACATCTACCTTATTGGCCACGTGGCTGCCTAA